The following are encoded together in the Acidobacteriota bacterium genome:
- a CDS encoding MBL fold metallo-hydrolase yields MSRSIRTVPGVLAAVLLAGGLAAGEQVIETETHRFEEVAEGVYFVSGTGAMVTRSNAMVVVTEEGVLVVDSHITPAAGRALIEGIAQITDKPIRTLVNTHFHYDHAHGNQAFGPDVRVVGHEYTRHKMTTAPLEEHTFKGSSERDRQALEEMRAALETASDEERQDLETQISIQAAHVESTAGIDPVPPDTTLAEKMTFFRGGREIELHFLGRAHTGGDVVVYLPAERLVFTGDMMLGGPPWPGDGWVNEWPATLERLKQLDFDLILPGHGPYFRDRELIDHVQAFHRELWEVVSALHAEDVSAEDAVERIDLSHYAENLPPARVRVDLRGVQRMYMVLDGTAE; encoded by the coding sequence ATGAGTCGATCCATCAGGACCGTTCCGGGCGTGCTCGCCGCGGTGCTTCTGGCCGGAGGCCTGGCTGCCGGGGAACAGGTCATCGAGACGGAGACCCACCGCTTCGAGGAGGTGGCCGAAGGTGTCTACTTCGTCTCCGGGACCGGCGCCATGGTCACGCGCAGCAACGCGATGGTCGTCGTGACCGAGGAGGGCGTCCTGGTCGTCGACTCCCACATCACGCCGGCCGCGGGTCGGGCGTTGATCGAGGGCATCGCGCAGATCACGGACAAGCCGATCCGTACGCTGGTCAACACGCACTTCCACTACGACCACGCCCACGGCAACCAGGCCTTCGGCCCCGACGTGCGCGTCGTAGGGCACGAGTACACGCGCCACAAGATGACGACGGCGCCGCTCGAGGAGCACACCTTCAAGGGCTCCTCAGAGCGCGACAGGCAGGCGCTGGAGGAGATGCGGGCGGCTCTGGAGACCGCTTCCGACGAGGAGCGGCAAGACCTGGAGACCCAGATCAGCATCCAGGCCGCCCACGTCGAGTCGACGGCCGGGATCGACCCGGTGCCTCCGGACACGACGCTGGCAGAGAAGATGACCTTCTTCCGCGGCGGCCGGGAGATCGAGCTCCACTTCCTGGGTCGCGCCCACACCGGCGGCGATGTCGTCGTCTACCTGCCCGCGGAGCGGCTGGTGTTCACGGGCGACATGATGCTCGGCGGGCCCCCCTGGCCCGGTGACGGTTGGGTCAACGAGTGGCCGGCCACGCTGGAGCGCCTGAAGCAGCTCGACTTCGATCTCATCCTGCCCGGCCACGGTCCGTACTTCCGCGACCGCGAGCTGATCGACCACGTCCAGGCCTTTCATCGGGAACTGTGGGAAGTCGTCTCGGCGCTGCACGCCGAGGACGTGTCAGCGGAGGACGCGGTGGAGCGGATCGACCTGTCCCACTACGCGGAGAACCTGCCGCCGGCCCGGGTCCGGGTGGATCTCCGCGGGGTCCAGCGGATGTACATGGTGCTGGACGGGACAGCCGAGTAG
- a CDS encoding carbamoyl-phosphate synthase large subunit, with protein sequence MRRLLIANRGEIAVRIARAAMDLGIATVAIYSEDDANGLHLRIADEAVALSGRGVPAYLDIEDVVARAADAKCDAIHPGYGFLAENAGFAAACAAAGITFVGPRPEVLELFGDKGRARRAAFAADVPVLRGTNHTTTLEETREFFAALGDGGAMIIKALGGGGGRGARIVTAAGDIDQAYERCGSEAERAFGNGGLYVEELLPRARHIEVQLLGDRVGGLVDFGERECSAQRRHQKVVETAPAPNLGPEVRQAIIDAALRLGGAARYSSLGTFEFLVDAGDGAGGDNGGAGRFAFIETNARLQVEHTVTEAVTGVDLVQAQLRVARGESLADLELEDQDARRTRGFAIQARVNLETLDADGNVRPSSGVLAAYEPPSGPGVRVDGCGYAGYEPNPAFDSLLAKVIAHSPSDDFAASVKRTSRALDEFRIGGPATNIPWLQSVLAHPDFEAGRLYTRWLDDNAGDLAAAAGNGRRPRFVPAAEPAAGAEAPSAEDSARDSGFAGARVDTADPLALFAYDQETKAAQPERMDDAGASPVPADGPEGATGIAAPIQGTIVSIDVAEGDEVLRGQQVAVIEAMKMEHVLRADTSGTVVRVTMAAGDTIREGYPLVLVEGAEGGEAADAAIEIDPDYIRPDLEENIQRHAYTLDENRPEAVARRRRFGFRTPRENIEQLVDSGSFKEYWPLIVARQHQKFSDEKLREYTPADGVVAGTASINGDLFDDESSRAMVLSYDYTVLAGTQGGRNHYKQDRLFDLANRYMLPLIFFTEGGGGRPGDDYTGPRVAFDTYTFTQFSKLSGLIPLVGVNNGRCFAGNTALLACCDVIIATEASTIAMGGPAMIEGGGLGIYTPEEVGPMSFQVPNGVVDILVEDEEEAVDVAKKYLSYFQGPTSDWEAHDQRPLRHVVPENRLRLYDMQEIVHTIADVGSVLEIRPKFGIGVITALIRVEGRPMGVIANNPHHLAGAIDSDGSDKGARFLQLCDAFDIPVLSLMDCPGIMVGPDHEKTALVRHCARMFNTGANLSVPLFGVVVRKAYGLGVQAMCGASALVGFFTVGWPTAEFAGMNIEGAVKLGYRKELAAIEDPEERRLEFERRVEASYERAKAVNAAAGGGLDDVIDPADTRSWIVESMKRLPKPPPRTGKKRPYIDTW encoded by the coding sequence ATGCGCCGCCTGCTGATCGCCAACCGCGGCGAGATCGCGGTACGAATCGCCCGCGCGGCGATGGATTTGGGTATCGCCACGGTCGCGATCTACTCCGAAGACGACGCCAACGGACTTCACCTGCGGATCGCCGACGAGGCCGTAGCACTCAGCGGCCGCGGAGTGCCGGCCTACCTCGACATCGAGGACGTGGTCGCAAGGGCCGCCGACGCGAAATGCGACGCGATCCACCCGGGCTACGGCTTCCTGGCCGAGAACGCCGGCTTCGCCGCCGCTTGTGCCGCGGCCGGCATCACCTTCGTCGGCCCGCGGCCGGAGGTTCTGGAGCTGTTCGGCGACAAGGGGCGGGCGCGTCGTGCTGCTTTCGCCGCGGACGTGCCCGTGCTGCGGGGCACGAACCACACGACCACCCTGGAGGAGACACGCGAGTTCTTCGCCGCTCTCGGCGACGGCGGGGCGATGATCATCAAGGCGCTCGGCGGCGGCGGCGGGCGCGGGGCTCGCATAGTCACCGCGGCCGGCGACATCGACCAGGCCTACGAACGCTGCGGCTCCGAAGCCGAACGCGCTTTCGGCAACGGCGGTCTCTACGTCGAGGAACTCCTCCCGCGCGCCCGCCACATCGAGGTCCAGCTCCTCGGCGACAGAGTCGGTGGCCTGGTCGACTTCGGCGAGCGCGAGTGCAGCGCCCAGCGCCGGCACCAGAAGGTGGTCGAAACGGCGCCGGCGCCGAACCTCGGGCCCGAGGTCCGCCAGGCGATCATCGACGCGGCGCTCCGCCTGGGCGGCGCGGCCAGGTACAGCAGTCTCGGGACCTTCGAGTTTCTGGTGGATGCCGGCGACGGCGCGGGCGGAGACAACGGCGGCGCCGGCCGCTTCGCCTTCATCGAGACGAACGCACGCCTCCAGGTCGAGCACACGGTGACCGAAGCCGTGACCGGAGTGGACCTGGTGCAGGCTCAACTGCGCGTGGCCCGCGGCGAGTCGCTCGCGGACCTCGAGCTCGAAGACCAGGACGCCCGCCGCACGCGCGGCTTCGCCATCCAGGCCCGGGTCAACCTGGAGACCCTGGACGCCGACGGCAACGTGCGGCCCTCTTCCGGCGTTCTCGCGGCCTACGAACCGCCGAGCGGCCCCGGCGTGCGAGTCGACGGCTGCGGCTACGCCGGCTACGAGCCGAACCCCGCGTTCGACTCGCTGCTCGCGAAGGTGATCGCCCACTCGCCTTCGGACGACTTCGCCGCCAGCGTCAAACGGACCTCCCGGGCCCTCGACGAGTTCCGCATCGGCGGACCCGCGACGAACATCCCCTGGCTCCAGAGCGTCCTCGCCCATCCGGACTTCGAGGCCGGTCGCCTCTACACACGCTGGCTGGACGACAACGCCGGGGATCTGGCGGCAGCCGCCGGCAACGGCCGCAGACCCCGCTTCGTCCCGGCCGCCGAGCCCGCGGCCGGCGCCGAGGCCCCCTCCGCCGAAGACAGCGCCCGTGACAGCGGCTTCGCTGGCGCCCGCGTCGATACGGCCGATCCCCTGGCCCTGTTCGCCTACGATCAGGAGACGAAGGCCGCGCAACCGGAACGGATGGACGATGCCGGCGCCTCGCCCGTGCCGGCGGACGGCCCAGAAGGCGCCACGGGCATCGCCGCGCCGATCCAGGGCACGATCGTCAGCATCGACGTCGCGGAGGGCGACGAAGTCCTCCGCGGGCAGCAGGTCGCCGTGATCGAAGCGATGAAGATGGAGCACGTGCTCCGAGCCGACACGAGCGGAACGGTGGTCCGGGTGACGATGGCCGCCGGCGACACGATCCGGGAGGGCTATCCCCTCGTCCTCGTCGAAGGGGCCGAGGGCGGCGAGGCGGCGGACGCCGCCATCGAGATCGATCCGGACTACATCCGGCCCGATCTGGAGGAGAACATCCAGCGCCACGCCTACACCCTGGACGAGAACCGGCCGGAGGCGGTCGCCCGGCGGCGCCGCTTCGGCTTCCGGACGCCCCGCGAGAACATCGAGCAACTCGTCGACTCAGGGTCTTTCAAGGAGTACTGGCCGCTGATCGTTGCCCGCCAGCACCAGAAGTTCAGCGACGAGAAGCTGCGCGAGTACACCCCCGCCGACGGCGTGGTCGCCGGCACCGCCTCGATCAACGGCGACCTCTTCGACGACGAGAGCTCGCGTGCGATGGTGCTCTCGTACGACTACACGGTCCTCGCCGGCACCCAGGGCGGACGCAACCACTACAAGCAGGACCGCCTGTTCGACCTTGCGAACCGCTACATGCTGCCGCTCATCTTCTTCACGGAAGGCGGCGGCGGCCGGCCGGGCGACGACTACACGGGTCCCCGCGTCGCGTTCGACACCTACACATTCACCCAGTTCTCCAAGCTCTCCGGCCTCATCCCGTTGGTTGGTGTGAACAACGGCCGCTGCTTCGCCGGCAACACGGCCCTGCTCGCCTGCTGCGACGTGATCATCGCCACCGAGGCGTCGACCATCGCGATGGGCGGTCCGGCCATGATCGAGGGCGGCGGCCTGGGCATCTACACGCCGGAAGAGGTCGGCCCGATGTCCTTCCAGGTACCGAACGGCGTCGTCGACATCCTGGTCGAGGACGAAGAAGAAGCGGTCGACGTGGCCAAGAAGTACCTCTCGTACTTCCAGGGACCGACCTCCGACTGGGAGGCACACGATCAGCGCCCGCTGCGCCACGTCGTGCCGGAAAACCGGCTCCGTCTCTACGACATGCAGGAGATCGTCCACACGATCGCCGACGTCGGATCCGTGCTGGAGATCCGTCCGAAGTTCGGAATCGGCGTGATCACGGCGCTCATCCGCGTCGAAGGCAGGCCGATGGGAGTCATCGCGAACAACCCGCACCACCTCGCCGGAGCGATCGACTCCGACGGTTCCGACAAGGGCGCCCGCTTCCTTCAGCTCTGCGACGCCTTCGACATCCCCGTGCTGAGCCTGATGGACTGCCCCGGGATCATGGTCGGCCCCGACCACGAGAAGACGGCCCTGGTCCGCCACTGCGCGCGCATGTTCAACACCGGCGCCAACCTCTCGGTGCCCCTGTTCGGCGTCGTCGTGCGCAAGGCCTACGGCCTGGGCGTCCAGGCGATGTGCGGCGCGAGCGCGCTGGTCGGCTTCTTCACTGTCGGCTGGCCGACAGCCGAGTTCGCCGGCATGAACATCGAGGGCGCGGTCAAGCTCGGTTACCGGAAGGAGCTTGCCGCGATCGAGGATCCGGAGGAGCGCCGCCTCGAGTTCGAGCGACGGGTCGAGGCTTCCTACGAGCGCGCCAAGGCCGTCAACGCAGCCGCCGGCGGCGGCCTCGACGACGTGATCGACCCTGCGGACACCCGCTCGTGGATTGTCGAGAGCATGAAGCGGCTGCCCAAGCCGCCGCCCCGTACCGGCAAGAAGCGGCCCTACATCGACACCTGGTAG
- a CDS encoding AAA family ATPase gives MKIHRVRAHEFGKLNGELDLAPGMTVIHGDNEAGKSTWLQAIFAGLCGRRRGRGANTLEEREFERQYKPWSGGQWRATVKFELDDGRRIEIQQRDLDTKESLAQDADTGRAIGDEIIYSGSIDGSRFLGLNRQVMPSTLVIGQGDIQRLRQKSEKKGDEASALKEELQRAAASAGGAATAVEALRTLSEYASEEIGLERRNSTRPLQRSIERAAGAREALEQGRNRHKLRTSLENELSAARDWARSANALVQACESVHAERELGRLEARLAEIDRLAPEFPDGAPPAPGEETGAGTATEPSQATEGDVEVAPEVAEAARTWCAATEARTLREQLGPGEPPATVISKADGPTVKRALEVLELPPVESLDKAEQRIAALREELEQPRRQLEAAVGLGHWPWTVGVAGSLLVALGFFDLLPRALGIAGALLAFACSLLIYRAQKRLRLPPPPPSHEQASRGLELADAKADLRDLKRKKRRRDRQIEEVGHELASLGLKADADAVWTALAALREREAWDREQTLWLSRVKAAREAETRAEVTLRAALGGRGLEDPEVSVAGLLDRYEQRCRRNAEAAARRLQDRERRLRDQRNDWDRLQRLLGGSDRRSLVARRDAAADQASQAANSLPAETGDIPGLDDDELERKLVEARADAVDARIEVNRKQVELAADGDLPSLAELEEEQAAAEREVALLRRASDILDTTREHLKAAQDEVHRMLAPDLREALEKRLSLVTDGRYSAVRIDPEEGMEVQLEVEDGVFRSATELSHGTVDQTYLLLRIGLAEALGDKRESAPLFLDDATVHSDTDRTVRFLGLLLALSEERQIVVFTQEEEVREWAARSLTGDARHRLIELCRNGLPVQPGDEDDPASETGGSEPAPEPERQHSLL, from the coding sequence GTGAAGATCCACCGCGTCCGCGCGCACGAGTTCGGCAAGCTCAACGGCGAACTCGACCTGGCGCCCGGAATGACCGTCATCCATGGCGACAACGAGGCCGGCAAGTCGACCTGGCTGCAGGCGATCTTCGCGGGTCTCTGCGGCCGGCGCCGCGGCCGTGGCGCCAACACCCTGGAAGAACGGGAGTTCGAGCGCCAGTACAAGCCCTGGAGCGGCGGCCAGTGGCGCGCCACCGTGAAGTTCGAACTCGACGATGGGCGCCGGATCGAGATCCAGCAGCGTGACCTCGACACGAAGGAGAGCCTTGCCCAGGACGCCGACACCGGACGCGCCATCGGCGACGAGATCATCTACAGCGGCAGCATCGACGGCTCGCGGTTCCTTGGTCTGAACCGCCAGGTCATGCCGTCGACGCTGGTCATCGGCCAAGGCGACATCCAGAGATTGCGCCAGAAGAGCGAGAAGAAGGGCGACGAGGCTTCCGCGCTCAAGGAAGAGCTCCAGCGGGCGGCCGCCTCGGCCGGCGGCGCGGCCACCGCCGTCGAGGCACTCCGTACCTTGAGCGAGTACGCCAGCGAAGAGATCGGCCTGGAGCGCCGCAACTCCACCAGGCCGTTGCAGCGGTCGATCGAGCGCGCCGCCGGAGCCCGCGAGGCCCTGGAGCAGGGCAGAAACCGCCACAAGCTGCGGACAAGCCTGGAAAACGAGCTGAGTGCGGCCCGCGACTGGGCCCGGAGTGCCAACGCCCTCGTCCAGGCGTGCGAGAGCGTGCATGCCGAACGGGAACTCGGTCGGCTGGAGGCGCGCCTCGCCGAAATCGACCGGTTGGCGCCGGAGTTCCCCGACGGCGCTCCGCCGGCGCCCGGCGAAGAGACCGGCGCCGGAACGGCCACGGAACCGAGCCAGGCGACCGAGGGTGACGTTGAAGTGGCCCCGGAGGTCGCCGAAGCGGCAAGGACGTGGTGTGCGGCCACCGAAGCGCGCACCCTGCGCGAACAGTTGGGACCCGGCGAGCCTCCGGCGACGGTCATCTCCAAGGCCGACGGGCCGACCGTCAAGCGCGCGCTCGAGGTCCTCGAGCTGCCGCCCGTCGAGTCGCTCGACAAAGCGGAACAGCGAATCGCGGCGCTTCGTGAAGAGCTGGAGCAGCCGAGACGTCAGCTCGAAGCAGCCGTCGGTCTAGGCCACTGGCCCTGGACCGTCGGCGTCGCGGGCAGTCTTCTCGTGGCGTTGGGGTTCTTCGATCTGCTTCCTCGCGCACTGGGTATCGCCGGCGCCCTGCTCGCGTTCGCCTGCTCTCTCCTCATCTATCGCGCGCAGAAGCGACTGCGTCTACCTCCCCCGCCTCCTTCACACGAACAGGCGTCCCGGGGACTTGAGCTGGCCGACGCCAAGGCGGACCTGCGGGATCTGAAGCGGAAGAAGAGGCGCAGAGACCGCCAGATCGAGGAGGTCGGACACGAACTCGCGTCCCTCGGCCTCAAAGCAGATGCGGATGCCGTGTGGACCGCCCTCGCGGCACTCAGGGAGCGCGAAGCCTGGGACCGCGAGCAGACTCTCTGGCTCAGCCGGGTGAAAGCGGCGCGTGAAGCGGAGACGAGGGCCGAAGTCACCCTCCGCGCCGCATTGGGCGGCCGCGGCCTGGAGGACCCGGAAGTGTCCGTCGCCGGCTTGCTCGATCGGTACGAGCAGCGCTGCCGCCGGAACGCCGAGGCGGCGGCGCGGCGGCTACAGGATCGGGAGCGCCGGCTACGGGACCAGCGAAACGACTGGGACCGCCTGCAGCGGCTCCTCGGCGGCAGCGACCGCCGGAGTCTCGTGGCCCGGCGCGACGCGGCCGCGGATCAGGCGAGCCAGGCCGCGAACTCACTGCCGGCGGAAACGGGCGACATCCCGGGGCTCGACGACGACGAGCTGGAACGGAAGCTGGTCGAGGCCCGTGCCGATGCGGTCGACGCCCGCATCGAGGTCAACCGGAAGCAGGTCGAACTCGCCGCCGACGGCGACCTCCCCTCGCTCGCCGAGCTCGAAGAGGAGCAGGCCGCCGCCGAGCGCGAAGTCGCGCTCCTGCGTCGGGCAAGCGACATCCTCGACACGACCAGGGAACACCTGAAAGCAGCCCAGGACGAGGTCCATCGCATGCTCGCGCCGGACCTGCGCGAAGCGCTGGAGAAGCGGCTGAGCCTGGTGACCGACGGCCGCTACTCGGCCGTCCGTATCGACCCGGAAGAGGGAATGGAGGTGCAGCTCGAGGTGGAAGACGGCGTCTTCCGCTCCGCCACCGAGCTATCGCACGGCACGGTCGACCAGACCTACCTGCTGCTCCGCATCGGCCTCGCCGAGGCGCTCGGCGACAAGAGGGAGTCCGCGCCCCTGTTCCTCGACGATGCGACCGTGCATTCGGACACCGACCGGACGGTTCGGTTCCTCGGCCTGCTGCTCGCCCTCAGCGAGGAACGGCAGATCGTTGTCTTCACGCAGGAGGAGGAAGTCAGGGAGTGGGCCGCGCGAAGTCTCACAGGAGACGCCAGGCACCGCCTGATCGAACTTTGCCGGAACGGCCTTCCGGTTCAACCCGGAGACGAAGACGACCCGGCCAGCGAAACCGGCGGAAGCGAGCCCGCGCCCGAGCCGGAGCGACAGCACAGCCTTCTATAA
- a CDS encoding metallophosphoesterase yields MKLLAFSDVHLDSKFGWASREVARRQRQRLREGVTRAFEQARHEGAGAVLIGGDLFEHELVSPETVDFLRRVFERSELQIFAAPGNHDYADTESPYRRIDWPDNVHIFSETRFTSRGLVDGVTIWGAAHRKPADTPGFFDDGFRVEGSGTHIAVFHGEERNAAFQGQYRHAPFEGDQIAAAGFDHAVVGHSHKPADRPTWTRLGSLERLKFNEAYGSAVILEIEDGRVTRRRLDPRPPALHTLSVDLTEVENPGQARDRVRDALSGLAGAARIRLIGEPDDLHLHEDDFATSSFELPDGIEQVLVDISGLTPPYDLEQIEQEPTVRGMFVQRVRDDDLDPETERLVLLAGLRALDGRDDLAVIDELRMGASETDPSIGEPA; encoded by the coding sequence GTGAAGCTCCTCGCCTTCAGCGACGTTCACCTGGACTCGAAGTTCGGCTGGGCGAGCCGGGAGGTCGCCCGGCGGCAGCGCCAGCGGCTGCGCGAGGGCGTGACCAGGGCGTTCGAGCAGGCCCGGCATGAGGGCGCTGGCGCGGTGCTGATCGGTGGCGACCTGTTCGAGCACGAACTCGTGTCGCCGGAGACGGTCGACTTCCTCCGACGGGTGTTCGAACGATCGGAACTCCAGATCTTCGCCGCTCCCGGCAACCACGACTACGCGGACACGGAGAGCCCGTACCGGCGGATCGACTGGCCGGACAACGTCCACATCTTCAGCGAGACGCGCTTCACGTCGAGAGGGCTCGTAGACGGCGTGACGATCTGGGGCGCCGCCCACCGCAAACCCGCGGACACCCCCGGCTTCTTCGACGACGGATTCCGGGTCGAGGGCTCCGGTACTCACATTGCCGTCTTCCACGGCGAGGAGCGGAACGCCGCGTTCCAGGGCCAGTACCGGCACGCCCCGTTCGAGGGCGACCAGATCGCCGCCGCCGGCTTCGACCACGCCGTCGTGGGCCACTCTCACAAACCCGCCGACCGACCGACCTGGACCCGCCTCGGCTCCCTGGAACGACTCAAGTTCAACGAGGCCTATGGCAGCGCCGTGATCCTGGAGATCGAAGACGGTCGCGTGACGCGGCGCCGGCTCGACCCGCGCCCTCCGGCGCTTCACACCTTGAGCGTCGACCTGACGGAGGTCGAGAACCCGGGTCAGGCTCGGGACCGGGTCCGCGACGCGCTCTCTGGACTGGCCGGCGCCGCTCGCATCCGGCTGATCGGCGAACCGGACGACCTTCACCTGCACGAGGATGACTTCGCCACCAGCTCGTTCGAACTGCCGGACGGAATCGAGCAGGTACTCGTCGACATCTCCGGTCTGACGCCGCCCTACGACCTGGAGCAGATCGAACAGGAGCCCACCGTTCGCGGCATGTTCGTACAGCGCGTCCGCGACGACGACCTGGACCCGGAAACCGAGCGGCTCGTGCTTCTCGCCGGCCTCCGCGCGCTGGACGGCCGGGACGATCTCGCCGTCATCGACGAGCTCCGGATGGGCGCTTCCGAGACGGACCCCTCGATCGGAGAGCCCGCGTGA
- a CDS encoding YHS domain-containing protein, with protein MSTPQRRRRRSPLARETALATLIAIAALAAIPAAATAEDPVFTARGNLAIRGYDPVAYFTEGRAVKGDKDFTLGWQGADWRFASAGNRDLFSDDPEKYAPQYGGYCAWAVSRNYTAPTDPDAFTVVNGKLYLNYNRRVMRQWLEDRDRNIEQADENWPAVLEE; from the coding sequence ATGTCTACGCCACAGCGCCGCCGTCGTCGCAGCCCGTTAGCCCGCGAGACGGCCCTCGCCACCCTCATCGCTATCGCCGCCCTGGCCGCGATTCCGGCCGCTGCCACCGCCGAGGATCCGGTCTTCACCGCCCGCGGCAACCTGGCCATCCGCGGCTACGACCCGGTCGCCTACTTCACCGAAGGGAGAGCGGTCAAAGGCGACAAGGACTTCACGCTCGGCTGGCAGGGCGCCGACTGGCGCTTCGCGAGCGCCGGGAACCGGGACCTGTTCTCCGATGACCCTGAGAAGTACGCGCCCCAGTACGGCGGCTACTGCGCCTGGGCGGTGAGCCGCAACTACACCGCCCCCACCGATCCGGACGCGTTCACCGTGGTGAACGGCAAGCTCTACCTGAACTACAACAGGAGGGTCATGAGGCAGTGGCTCGAGGACCGCGACCGGAACATCGAGCAGGCCGACGAAAACTGGCCCGCGGTTCTCGAGGAGTGA
- a CDS encoding CRTAC1 family protein: MSRSSIFVLAVLAAALLACGKVDGTDVSAAAPSTEPVFVERASEAGLDFVHRSGATGEYNYPELLVGGVALLDIDDDGLLDVYLVQSGSVPGSAGNMGPAADRPGNRLFRNLGDGVFEDVTDAAGVGDTGYGAGATAADFDRDGLVDLYVTNVGPNRLYRNLGDGTFEEATERAGVGDPAWSSSSVFFDYDGDLDLDLFVANYVVWSASRERPCLGPNGLRNYCNPAEYPPAPDTLYRNDGGGRFTDVSEAAGIRSVAGPGLGVVAADLDGDGLTDLYVANDQAVNHLWLNLGDGTFREDALSRGVALNELGQPEAGMGIAVGDPDGDGDLDLFLTHLSGETNTFYRNDGGGFFHDVTDEARLGGVSKPYTGFGTSWFDYDGDGVLDLFIANGKVTPGDTAAFDYREPNQLLRGTPSGRYEDASGRAGAALELLEVSRGAAFGDLDNDGDVDIVVVNNEGPARLLRNEVGNAASWLIVDLCGGGILDRSAIGSRVTVQGGSRSWTRHARPAQSFAATNDPRVHFAFGDIPGVDHIRVDWSHGGVTERSGVPLNSVLRLLAPGGSAPAEGVCRGAR; encoded by the coding sequence ATGTCGCGTTCTTCTATCTTCGTCCTGGCCGTTCTGGCTGCGGCTCTCCTGGCATGCGGCAAAGTGGACGGCACCGACGTGTCGGCTGCAGCTCCCTCGACGGAGCCGGTCTTCGTCGAGCGCGCGTCCGAGGCGGGCCTGGACTTCGTCCATCGGAGCGGCGCGACGGGCGAGTACAACTACCCGGAGCTCCTCGTCGGAGGTGTAGCGCTGCTCGACATCGACGACGACGGACTGCTCGACGTCTACCTCGTCCAGAGCGGTTCGGTTCCCGGGTCGGCCGGGAACATGGGCCCGGCCGCCGACCGGCCCGGCAACCGCCTCTTCCGCAACCTGGGTGACGGCGTCTTCGAGGACGTGACAGACGCCGCCGGCGTGGGCGACACGGGCTACGGCGCGGGGGCCACCGCGGCCGACTTCGACCGGGACGGCCTGGTCGACCTCTACGTTACGAACGTCGGCCCGAACCGGCTCTACCGCAACCTGGGCGACGGTACGTTCGAGGAGGCCACGGAGCGTGCCGGCGTCGGCGACCCGGCCTGGTCTTCCAGCAGCGTCTTCTTCGACTACGACGGCGACCTGGACCTGGACCTCTTCGTCGCCAACTACGTCGTCTGGAGCGCCTCCCGCGAGCGTCCCTGCCTGGGCCCTAACGGGCTCCGCAACTACTGCAATCCGGCGGAGTATCCGCCGGCGCCCGACACCCTGTACCGCAACGACGGCGGCGGCCGGTTCACAGACGTGAGCGAGGCGGCAGGCATCCGCTCGGTTGCCGGGCCGGGGTTGGGAGTCGTCGCGGCGGATCTCGACGGCGACGGGCTCACCGACCTCTACGTGGCGAACGACCAGGCGGTGAACCACCTGTGGTTGAACTTGGGCGACGGCACGTTCCGGGAGGACGCTCTCTCGCGCGGGGTGGCGCTCAACGAACTCGGCCAGCCCGAAGCGGGCATGGGCATCGCCGTTGGCGACCCCGACGGCGACGGCGATCTCGACCTCTTTCTGACCCACCTGAGCGGAGAGACGAACACCTTCTACCGCAACGACGGCGGCGGCTTCTTCCACGACGTGACCGACGAGGCGCGGCTCGGCGGCGTGAGCAAGCCGTACACCGGCTTCGGCACCTCCTGGTTCGACTACGACGGCGACGGCGTCCTCGACCTCTTCATCGCCAACGGCAAGGTGACGCCGGGAGATACCGCCGCCTTCGACTACCGGGAACCGAACCAGTTGTTGCGCGGCACGCCCTCCGGCCGCTACGAGGACGCGTCGGGCCGGGCCGGCGCCGCCCTGGAGCTGCTCGAGGTCAGCCGCGGCGCGGCGTTCGGCGACCTGGACAACGACGGCGACGTGGACATCGTGGTCGTGAACAATGAGGGACCGGCCCGGCTGCTCCGGAACGAAGTGGGGAACGCCGCCTCGTGGCTGATCGTGGACCTCTGCGGCGGCGGCATCCTCGACCGTTCCGCCATCGGCTCGCGCGTCACCGTCCAGGGGGGAAGCAGAAGCTGGACTCGGCACGCGCGGCCGGCGCAAAGCTTCGCCGCTACCAACGACCCGCGGGTTCACTTCGCGTTTGGCGACATTCCGGGTGTCGACCACATCAGGGTGGATTGGTCGCACGGCGGGGTCACCGAGCGGTCGGGGGTACCGCTGAACAGCGTCTTGCGGCTGCTCGCACCGGGTGGCAGCGCACCGGCGGAGGGAGTCTGCCGTGGTGCGCGGTGA